One Dreissena polymorpha isolate Duluth1 chromosome 9, UMN_Dpol_1.0, whole genome shotgun sequence genomic window carries:
- the LOC127845277 gene encoding probable glutathione S-transferase 7 — protein MPSYKLHYFDIRGRGELSRYLFLAAGRDFEDNRIPRDEWPNVKPTLVYGQVPVLEVDGKQLAQSNAIARFLAREFDLAGKNSWEQALCDQTLELINDLIQEVVKFFFEKDEERKKEVGKHLAEVVYPKFLGYFEKQLDNNGGKYLVGSGLTVADLAVYAVLDTAVQNSETFLEKHEKLRAHRDMVGAIPKIQEYVSNRKKTDI, from the exons ATGCCGAGCTACAAACTTCACTACTTTGACATCCGGGGCCGCGGGGAGCTGAGTCGTTACCTCTTTCTGGCGGCAGGTAGGGACTTTGAGGACAACCGGATACCGCGAGATGAGTGGCCAAATGTCAAACCAA CGTTAGTGTACGGGCAGGTTCCGGTACTTGAGGTGGACGGGAAACAGCTGGCGCAGAGCAACGCAATTGCACGATTCCTAGCTAGAGAGTTTG ATCTCGCTGGTAAGAACAGCTGGGAGCAGGCGCTGTGTGACCAGACCCTGGAACTTATTAACGACCTTATTCAGGAAGTCGTCAAGTTCTTCTTCGAAAAGGACGAGGAGAGAAAG AAAGAGGTGGGGAAACATTTAGCTGAAGTAGTATATCCCAAATTCTTGGGATACTTCGAAAAACAACTCGATAATAACGGCGGAAAATATTTAGTAGGAAGCGGG TTAACCGTAGCAGATTTGGCAGTCTATGCTGTTTTAGACACAGCCGTGCAAAATTCGGAAACCTTCTTGGAGAAGCACGAGAAATTGCGGGCTCATCGAGACATGGTAGGCGCCATTCCGAAGATACAGGAATATGTCAGCAATAGAAAAAAGACTGACATCTAG